Proteins encoded in a region of the Paenibacillus wynnii genome:
- a CDS encoding anti-sigma-F factor Fin family protein: MAINYVCRHCRTFLGSINKNDATEMQLGLHSLTPAERRDIIAYDSEGEITVKVTCDYCKEAFENNPELCLLASPLQ; this comes from the coding sequence ATGGCAATAAACTATGTTTGCAGGCACTGCCGTACATTTCTCGGAAGCATCAATAAAAATGATGCTACCGAAATGCAGCTCGGCCTTCATTCCTTGACCCCTGCGGAGCGCAGAGATATAATTGCGTATGATTCAGAAGGCGAGATAACGGTAAAGGTAACTTGTGATTACTGCAAGGAAGCCTTTGAAAACAATCCAGAACTTTGCCTTCTGGCCAGTCCGCTTCAGTAG
- the pth gene encoding aminoacyl-tRNA hydrolase, with protein sequence MKWIVGLGNPGSQYSKTRHNVGFMALDELASRHGIALNQSKCKSVIGEGVIDGVKTVLIKPMTFMNLSGEAVRAYMDYYKVKLEDMIVVYDDLDTEIGKVRLRYQGSPGGHNGIKSIIQHTGTQSFNRVRLGISRPEPGFAVVDYVLSSFPKKEGDKLKSMLADTCDAIEFSLHHTFEQTMAKFNG encoded by the coding sequence ATGAAATGGATTGTCGGGTTAGGAAATCCGGGTTCGCAATACTCGAAAACAAGGCATAACGTTGGCTTTATGGCTCTGGATGAGCTGGCTAGCAGACACGGTATCGCTCTTAATCAGAGTAAATGTAAATCTGTGATCGGTGAAGGTGTCATCGACGGGGTCAAGACCGTACTGATTAAACCGATGACGTTTATGAACCTTTCTGGTGAAGCGGTTCGAGCATACATGGATTATTATAAGGTAAAGCTTGAAGACATGATCGTAGTTTATGATGACCTGGATACTGAAATCGGAAAGGTTCGTTTGCGCTATCAAGGCAGCCCAGGCGGCCATAACGGCATCAAGTCCATTATTCAGCATACAGGTACACAATCCTTCAATCGAGTGCGGTTGGGTATATCACGTCCTGAGCCGGGGTTCGCTGTAGTGGATTATGTACTCTCTTCATTCCCTAAGAAGGAAGGAGACAAACTCAAATCTATGCTGGCTGATACGTGTGATGCGATTGAGTTCAGTCTTCATCATACTTTTGAGCAAACCATGGCCAAGTTTAACGGTTAG